One region of Coregonus clupeaformis isolate EN_2021a chromosome 31, ASM2061545v1, whole genome shotgun sequence genomic DNA includes:
- the LOC121587216 gene encoding NLR family CARD domain-containing protein 3-like, which translates to MNQKELAVTLEKSISGELAVCQRELKSNLRRKCESVFDGIAKQENPTLLNEIYTELYITEGGSGEVNNEHEVRQIEAASRRTATQETPIKCNDIFRPLPGQDKKIRTVLTKGVAGIGKTISVQKFILDWAEGKANHDVQLIFSLPFRELNLMKGKKYSLMELLHHFFMETKESGISNFDKYKVLFVFDGLDECRLPLDFKTNESWCDVTESTSVDVLLTNLIKGNLLPSALLWITSRPAAANQIPPKCVDQVTEVRGFNDPQKEQYFRKIISDEKLANRILTHIKSSRSLYIMCHIPIFSSISATVLQGILLQAESREMPRTLTQMYEHFLIHNILIKNQKFSEGTEKAETYSQMNSDKEIILKLGKLAFQQLENGNLIFYEEDLRECGIDVTDTSVYSGVCTQIFRKDCGLYLEKVYCFLHLSIQEFLAALYVFHTFICDKLNLMAKEETNRNLQMSEDTPATILYRSAVDKALQSENGHLDLFLRFLLGLSLESNQTLLQNLLTQTGSSSQTNEETVKYIKEKITENPSPERCMNLFHCLNELNDHSVVKEMQSYLNSSLSEAKLSPAQWSALAFMLLTSEEEMDVFDLKKYSRSEEALQRLLPVVKSSKIALLNECNLTGRSCEVLASALSSKSSQLKELDLSDNDLQDSGVKLLSAGLGNQHCKLEKLRLSFCGVTEEGCGFLASALKSNPSHLRELDLSYNYPEDTGVKLLSAVLEDPRCKLEKLRVDHSEECWTKSALKKYACELTLDPNTAHNLLSLSEDDRKMTRVMEVQPYPDHSERFDFWQQALCREGLTGRCYWEVEWNGPEAHIAVTYSGIRRQGEGHDCGLGFNDKSWSLSCYKDYFNTRHNNMPTTRPVPSSSSSRRVGVYLDWPAGTLSFYSVSLGTLTHLHTFHTRFTEPIHAGFRIWSVDASVSLSKVE; encoded by the exons atgaaccagaaggagcttgctgtcacactggagaaaa GTATTTCAGGTGAACTTGCTGTCtgtcaacgtgaactcaaatccaACTTAAGGAGGAAGTGTGAAAGTGTGTTTGATGGAATAGCAAAGCAAgaaaacccaacacttctcaatgagatctacacagagctctacatcacagagggggGAAGTGgcgaggtcaataatgaacatgaggtgaGACAGATCGAGGCTGCATCCAGGAGAACagcaacacaagagacaccaatcaAATGCAATGACATCTTTCGACCTTTACCTGGACAGGACAAAAAAATCAGAAcagtgctgacaaagggagtcgctggcatcgGAAAAACAATCTCTGTGCAGAAATTCATTCTGGattgggctgaaggaaaagcaaatcatgATGTCCAATTAATTTTCTCTCTGCCTTTTCGGGAGCTTAATTTGATGAAAGGGAAAAAATACAGCCTGATGGAACTTCTTCATCACTTTTtcatggaaaccaaagaatcaggAATTTCCAACTTTGACAAGTACAAGGTTCTGTTtgtctttgatggtctggatgagtgccgactgcctcTAGACTTCAAGACAAATGAGAGCTGGTGTGATGTCACAGaatcaacctcagtggatgtgttGCTGACTaacctcatcaaggggaatctgcttccctctgctctcctctggataacctctcgacctgcagcagccaatcagatccctcctaagtgtgttgaccaggtgacagaggtgcGAGGGTTCAACGACCCTCAGAAGGAGCAGTACTTCAGGAAAATAATCAGTGATGAGAAACTGGCCAACAGAATCCTCACACACATCAAGTCATCAAGGAGCCTctacatcatgtgccacataccAATATTCAGTTCCATATCGGCCACTGTTTTACAGGGAATCTTGCTTCAAGCAGAGAGTCGAGAGATGCCCAGGACTCTGACTCAAATGTACGAACACTTTCTCATCCATAACATTCTGATAAAAAATCAGAAATTCTCAGAGGGAACCGAGAAAGCGGAGACATATTCACAGATGAATTCAGATAAAGAGATTATTCTGAAACTGGGGAAGTTGGCTTTTCAACAGCTGGAGAACGGCAATCTGATATTCTATGAGGAAGATCTGAGAGAGTGTGGCATTGATGTCACAGAcacctcagtgtactcaggagtgTGCACACAGATCTTCCGAAAGGACTGTGGGCTGTACCTGGAGAAGGTGTACTGCTTtttgcatctgagcattcaggagtttctggctgctttATATGTATTCCACACATTCATCTGCGACAAATTAAATCTCATGGCTAAAGAAGAAACCAACAGAAATCTTCAAATGTCTGAAGATACTCCTGCAACCATCCTCTATAGAAGTGCCGTTGACAAGGCCTTACAGAGTGAGAATGGACACCTGGatctgttcctccgcttccttctgggcctctcactggagtccaatcagactCTCCTACAAAACCTCCTGACACAGACAGGAAGCAGCTCACAGACcaatgaagaaacagtcaagtacatcaaggagaagatcacaGAGAATCcttctccagagaggtgcatgaATCTGTTCCACTGTTTGAATGAGCTGAACGACCATTCTGTAGTGAAGGAAATGCAAAGCTACTTAAACAGTAGTCTGTCCGAAGCCAAACTGTCACccgcacagtggtcagctctggcctttatgttgctgacttcagaagaggagatggatgtgtttgacctgaaaaaatattccagatcagaggaagctcttcagaggctgctgccagtggtcaaatcTTCCAAAATTGCTTT GCTGAATGAATGTAACCTCACAGGGAGAAGTTGTGAGGTGTTGGCCTCAGCTCTCAGCTCAAAATCCTCCCAGCTgaaagagctggacctgagtgacAACGACCtgcaggattcaggagtgaaactgctctctgctggactggggaatcaaCATTGCAAACTGGAGAAACTAAG GTTGTCattctgtggagtcacagaggaaggctgtggtTTTCTGGCATCAGCTCTAAAGTCAAACCCCtcccacctgagagagctggatctgagctacAATTACCCAGAAGACACAGGGGTGAAGCTGCTTTCTGCTGTACTGGAGGATCCACGTTGTAAACTGGAGAAACTCCG TGTGGACCATAGTGAAGAGTGTTGGACAAAATCAGCACTTAAGAAAT ATGCCTGTGAGCTCACTTTGGACCCAAATACAGCACAcaatctgctctctctgtctgaggacgACAGAAAGATGACACGGGTGATGGAGgtgcagccgtatcctgatcactcAGAGAGATTTGACTTCTGGCAACAAGCgttgtgtagagagggtctgactgggcgctgttactgggaggtggagtggaatGGGCCTGAGGCACATATTGCAGTGACATACAGTGGAATTCGCAGGCAAGGAGAAGGTCATGATTGTGGGCTGGGAtttaatgacaagtcctggagtctcaGTTGTTATAAAGACTATTTCAATACCAGACACAATAACATGCCCACCACCAGACCggtcccttcctcctcctcctcccgcaGAGTTGgtgtgtatctggactggccggccggcactctgtccttctacagcgtCTCCCTTGGCACACTGACCCACCTTCACACATTCCACACCAGATTTACTGAGCCCATCCACGCAGGGTTTAGAATCTGGAGTGTTGACGCCTCAGTGTCACTGAGCAAGGTAGAATAG